From a region of the Apis mellifera strain DH4 linkage group LG2, Amel_HAv3.1, whole genome shotgun sequence genome:
- the LOC413208 gene encoding rab11 family-interacting protein 2 isoform X2 gives MFQRAKNLLTKGKHKSNDCFVTIALGKEKYQTSVKEKASKDVEWHEECELLIPEQGNTAEIVLTALHRNFLGVDEFLGTISIPLSSFDVYERPRNRWYTLGSKPGKENTKERGELEVKIGFIVKAGSLTDLSHKERHKSSLGQLSTAAHSIGGSLLSIGSFEKRKGLRKLAKSIGNRVKGKSKHNLDKGDDLDEKEEHKFRTTQQEPGEADPGVISEDEDEFTFDDLSHKSSASSLNAPVVGSNSNRVGSVTSITSSNNNFETHQLPSVPTNSVPNKPPRFSVSSSAISLSKVDNIKEDEWGLKLYGKQVNNNVKRWENKPSPKIIIDEPKVESCETSVNSPSSTLKRQESLETPNPAPRELLQTKNKIEDKLGSNKEKNVKEEKFKEKKEDKYGCWSPKDEKQLRKDKKKEKENKFKEFNDDNNLSSERIIIGGEDAIKTTATIKSHLPHEVLTQFEGKSREDLIELTLQLQAEVTEKKKRLTDLEDYIDALLLRVIECSPRLLQNPYQSQRRLSSPGHQ, from the exons TTCAAAGAGcgaaaaatttgttaactAAAGGAAAACATA AGTCCAACGATTGTTTCGTGACGATCGCGCtcgggaaagaaaaatatcaaacgtCTGTGAAGGAGAAAGCCTCGAAGGATGTGGAATGGCACGAAGAATGCGAGTTACTTATACCTGAGCAAGGAAACACTGCGGAAATTGTCCTTACCGCCCTCCATCGTAATTTCTTGGGAGTTGACGAATTTCTTGGCACTATAAGCATACCTCTATCCAGCTTCGATGTTTACGAAAGACCGAGGAACAGATG GTATACACTCGGGAGTAAACCAGgcaaagaaaatacaaaagagAGAGGTGAACTCGAAGTAAAAATAGGTTTCATTGTAAAAGCTGGTAGCTTAACTGATTTGAGTCATAAAGAACGTCACAAAAGTTCTCTTGGTCAATTATCCACAGCTGCCCATTCAATAGGTGGAAGTTTACTCAGTATAGGCAGTTTTGAAAAACGTAAAGGTTTAAGAAAATTGGCTAAATCGATTGGAAATCGTGTGAAAGGAAAGAGCAAACATAATTTGGATAAAGGGGATGATTTGGACGAAAAGGAAGAACATAAATTTCGAACTACGCAGCAAGAACCAGGTGAAGCCGATCCTGGTGTTATTAGCGAAGACGAAGATGAATTTacg ttCGACGATTTATCTCATAAGAGTTCAGCATCATCTCTAAATGCTCCAGTAGTTGGCAGTAACAGTAACAGAGTAGGTTCGGTGACATCAATTACTTcctccaataataattttgaaacacaTCAACTTCCATCAGTGCCAACGAATTCGGTACCAAATAAACCCCCAAGATTCTCTGTCAGCTCTTCTGCTATTTCCTTATCCAAGGTGGATAATATCAAAGAAGATGAATGGGGTTTAAAGCTTTATGGTAaacaagttaataataatgttaaaag atggGAAAATAAACCAAGtccgaaaattataatagacgAGCCAAAGGTCGAATCTTGTGAAACATCTGTAAATTCGCCTTCTTCAACTTTAAAACGTCAAGAATCTTTAGAGACTCCGAATCCTGCACCACGTGAACTTTTACAAACAAAGAACaaaatagaagataaattaGGATCGAATAAAGAGAAGAatgtgaaagaagaaaaatttaaagagaagaaagaagacaaATATGGTTGTTGGAGTCCTAAGGATGAAAAACAATTacgaaaagataagaaaaaggaaaaagagaataaattcaAGGAATTTAAtgacgataataatttatcttcggAAAGAATTATCATCGGAGGTGAAGATGCAATTAAAACTACAGCAACAATAAAAAGCCATTTGCCCCATGAAGTTCTGACACAGTTCGAAGGAAAATCAAGAGAG gatCTCATCGAATTAACGTTACAATTGCAagcagaagtaacagaaaagaaaaaacgtctAACCGATTTGGAAGATTATATAGATGCATTATTATTGCGAGTAATTGAATGTTCACCACGTTTATTGCAAAATCCATATCAATCGCAAAGACGTTTGTCATCACCTGGTCAtcagtaa
- the LOC413209 gene encoding dnaJ homolog subfamily C member 2 isoform X1, whose translation MTTNISDTNLTDLNRISASSKMESCEAGPLVLYSTAQAWAAQFHRSLMPTRVSESSDEEDFSQYQFEDDLEYLRSLDPKEWRDQDHYAVLGLKKLRHKATEDIIKRAYKQKILKHHPDKRKAMGEEIRPDDDYFTCITRAWEILGNPAKRRSYDSVDPYFSDELPDEKDCKNNFYAIMGKAFKENARWSVKKPVPRLGGSDTPRDKVEKFYSFWYDFDSWREYSYLDEEDKESGQDRDMRKWIEKKNKATRAKRKKEEMARIRTLVDMAYNIDPRIKKFQQEDRDKKTAAKKAKQEAAKARQQEEERIARDAAEKERLEREKREIEEKAKLDALKQEREAQKKALRKERKALRDFCKANNYFAQNSEENIKHMESVEKICELFKLVQLEEAMKKLQAEGRIAFLNIMEETEKKIEAERRAGVISNDMRNTPEKQVKSHTAPWNENDLQLLIKAVNLFPAGTNQRWEVVANFINQHSTSSTGITRDAKEVLAKAKDLQSTDFSRSSLKEQANKKAYDNFIAEKKTKESIEDRMPAVTERLDHPILNGINSEQKKESQPWTPAEQKLLEQALKTYPTSVPDRWDQIAACIPTRTKKECMRRYKELVELVKAKKAAQVMK comes from the exons ATGACGACTAACATAAGTGACACCAATTTGACGGATTTGAATAGAATATCTg CTTCATCCAAGATGGAATCATGTGAAGCAGGACCTTTAGTTTTATACTCAACTGCACAAGCATGGGCAGCTCAGTTTCATCGCAGTCTTATGCCTACCAGGGTATCAGAATCATCCGATGAAGAGGATTTTTCTCAATATCAGTTTGAAGATGACTTGGAGTACCTTAGATCATTGGACCCAAAGGAGTGGAGAGATCAAGATCATTACGCTGTTTTAGGCTTGAAAAAGCTTAGGCACAAAGCAAccgaagatattataaaaagggCTT ATAAGCAGAAAATTCTGAAACATCATCCCGATAAGCGCAAGGCCATGGGAGAGGAAATCCGACCAGACGATGATTACTTCACCTGCATAACACGGGCTTGGGAAATTTTAGGGAATCCTGCAAAGCGTCGGAGTTACGACAGTGTGGATCCATATTTTAGCGACGAATTACCGGAtgaaaaagattgtaaaaataatttttacgcgaTTATGGGTAAAGCATTTAAGGAAAATGCTAGATGGTCTGTAAAAAAACCCGTACCGCGTCTAGGTGGATCAGATACACCTAGAGataaagtagaaaaattttattcattttggtATGATTTTGACTCGTGGAGGGAATATTCTTACTTAGACGAAGAAGACAAAGAAAGTGGTCAAGA CCGAGATATGCGTAAATGGatcgagaagaagaacaaaGCAACTCGTGCGAAacgaaagaaggaggaaatgGCACGTATACGTACATTGGTTGATATGGCTTATAATATCGATCctaggataaaaaaattccagcAGGAAGATAGAGATAAGAAAACAGCAGCGAAAAAAGCGAAGCAAGAAGCGGCAAAAGCAAGAcagcaagaagaagaaagaatagcGCGAGATGCAGCGGAAAAGGAACGATTGGAAAGAGAAAAGCGAGAGATCGAGGAGAAAGCAAAACTGGATGCGCTTAAACAAGAAAGAGAAGCGCAAAAGAAAGCACTTCgtaaagagagaaaagcgTTGAGAGATTTTTGCAAAGCTAACAATTACTTTGCTCAAAATTCGGAAGAGAATATTAAGCATATGGAAAGTGTTGAAAAAATCTgtgaactttttaaattagttcAATTGGAGGAAGCGATGAAGAAATTACAGGCTGAGGGTAGGATagcatttctaaatattatggaAGAAACtgagaagaaaatagaagCAGAACGTAGAGCTGGTGttatttcaaatgatatgAGAAACACACCGGAAAAGCAAGTAAAGTCTCACACTGCTCCAtggaatgaaaatgatttacaaCTTTTGATAAAAGCGGTAAATTTATTTCCGGCTGGGACAAATCAACGTTGGGAGGTAGttgcaaattttatcaatcagCATAGTACATCTTCTACCGGAATTACACGCGATGCGAAAGAAGTTCTCGCAAAAGCTAAAGATCTACAATCGACAGATTTTAGTAGATCTAGTCTAAAAGAGCAAGCAAACAAAAAGGCTTATGATAATTTCATTGCcgagaagaaaacaaaagaatcgatcgaagatAGAATGCCAGCAGTTACGGAACGTTTAGATCATCCTATTTTGAATGGTATCAATTCTGAACAAAAGAAAGAGTCGCAGCCTTGGACTCCAGCGGAACAGAAACTTTTGGAACAAGCTTTAAAGACTTATCCTACGAGCGTGCCTGATAGATGGGATCAGATAGCTGCATGTATTCCAACTAGGACGAAAAAAGAATGTATGAGAAGGTATAAG GAGCTGGTCGAACTTGTCAAAGCAAAAAAGGCTGCACaagtaatgaaataa
- the LOC413208 gene encoding rab11 family-interacting protein 2 isoform X1, with product MWSPTHVQVTVQRAKNLLTKGKHKSNDCFVTIALGKEKYQTSVKEKASKDVEWHEECELLIPEQGNTAEIVLTALHRNFLGVDEFLGTISIPLSSFDVYERPRNRWYTLGSKPGKENTKERGELEVKIGFIVKAGSLTDLSHKERHKSSLGQLSTAAHSIGGSLLSIGSFEKRKGLRKLAKSIGNRVKGKSKHNLDKGDDLDEKEEHKFRTTQQEPGEADPGVISEDEDEFTFDDLSHKSSASSLNAPVVGSNSNRVGSVTSITSSNNNFETHQLPSVPTNSVPNKPPRFSVSSSAISLSKVDNIKEDEWGLKLYGKQVNNNVKRWENKPSPKIIIDEPKVESCETSVNSPSSTLKRQESLETPNPAPRELLQTKNKIEDKLGSNKEKNVKEEKFKEKKEDKYGCWSPKDEKQLRKDKKKEKENKFKEFNDDNNLSSERIIIGGEDAIKTTATIKSHLPHEVLTQFEGKSREDLIELTLQLQAEVTEKKKRLTDLEDYIDALLLRVIECSPRLLQNPYQSQRRLSSPGHQ from the exons TTCAAAGAGcgaaaaatttgttaactAAAGGAAAACATA AGTCCAACGATTGTTTCGTGACGATCGCGCtcgggaaagaaaaatatcaaacgtCTGTGAAGGAGAAAGCCTCGAAGGATGTGGAATGGCACGAAGAATGCGAGTTACTTATACCTGAGCAAGGAAACACTGCGGAAATTGTCCTTACCGCCCTCCATCGTAATTTCTTGGGAGTTGACGAATTTCTTGGCACTATAAGCATACCTCTATCCAGCTTCGATGTTTACGAAAGACCGAGGAACAGATG GTATACACTCGGGAGTAAACCAGgcaaagaaaatacaaaagagAGAGGTGAACTCGAAGTAAAAATAGGTTTCATTGTAAAAGCTGGTAGCTTAACTGATTTGAGTCATAAAGAACGTCACAAAAGTTCTCTTGGTCAATTATCCACAGCTGCCCATTCAATAGGTGGAAGTTTACTCAGTATAGGCAGTTTTGAAAAACGTAAAGGTTTAAGAAAATTGGCTAAATCGATTGGAAATCGTGTGAAAGGAAAGAGCAAACATAATTTGGATAAAGGGGATGATTTGGACGAAAAGGAAGAACATAAATTTCGAACTACGCAGCAAGAACCAGGTGAAGCCGATCCTGGTGTTATTAGCGAAGACGAAGATGAATTTacg ttCGACGATTTATCTCATAAGAGTTCAGCATCATCTCTAAATGCTCCAGTAGTTGGCAGTAACAGTAACAGAGTAGGTTCGGTGACATCAATTACTTcctccaataataattttgaaacacaTCAACTTCCATCAGTGCCAACGAATTCGGTACCAAATAAACCCCCAAGATTCTCTGTCAGCTCTTCTGCTATTTCCTTATCCAAGGTGGATAATATCAAAGAAGATGAATGGGGTTTAAAGCTTTATGGTAaacaagttaataataatgttaaaag atggGAAAATAAACCAAGtccgaaaattataatagacgAGCCAAAGGTCGAATCTTGTGAAACATCTGTAAATTCGCCTTCTTCAACTTTAAAACGTCAAGAATCTTTAGAGACTCCGAATCCTGCACCACGTGAACTTTTACAAACAAAGAACaaaatagaagataaattaGGATCGAATAAAGAGAAGAatgtgaaagaagaaaaatttaaagagaagaaagaagacaaATATGGTTGTTGGAGTCCTAAGGATGAAAAACAATTacgaaaagataagaaaaaggaaaaagagaataaattcaAGGAATTTAAtgacgataataatttatcttcggAAAGAATTATCATCGGAGGTGAAGATGCAATTAAAACTACAGCAACAATAAAAAGCCATTTGCCCCATGAAGTTCTGACACAGTTCGAAGGAAAATCAAGAGAG gatCTCATCGAATTAACGTTACAATTGCAagcagaagtaacagaaaagaaaaaacgtctAACCGATTTGGAAGATTATATAGATGCATTATTATTGCGAGTAATTGAATGTTCACCACGTTTATTGCAAAATCCATATCAATCGCAAAGACGTTTGTCATCACCTGGTCAtcagtaa
- the LOC413209 gene encoding dnaJ homolog subfamily C member 2 isoform X2, with translation MGEEIRPDDDYFTCITRAWEILGNPAKRRSYDSVDPYFSDELPDEKDCKNNFYAIMGKAFKENARWSVKKPVPRLGGSDTPRDKVEKFYSFWYDFDSWREYSYLDEEDKESGQDRDMRKWIEKKNKATRAKRKKEEMARIRTLVDMAYNIDPRIKKFQQEDRDKKTAAKKAKQEAAKARQQEEERIARDAAEKERLEREKREIEEKAKLDALKQEREAQKKALRKERKALRDFCKANNYFAQNSEENIKHMESVEKICELFKLVQLEEAMKKLQAEGRIAFLNIMEETEKKIEAERRAGVISNDMRNTPEKQVKSHTAPWNENDLQLLIKAVNLFPAGTNQRWEVVANFINQHSTSSTGITRDAKEVLAKAKDLQSTDFSRSSLKEQANKKAYDNFIAEKKTKESIEDRMPAVTERLDHPILNGINSEQKKESQPWTPAEQKLLEQALKTYPTSVPDRWDQIAACIPTRTKKECMRRYKELVELVKAKKAAQVMK, from the exons ATGGGAGAGGAAATCCGACCAGACGATGATTACTTCACCTGCATAACACGGGCTTGGGAAATTTTAGGGAATCCTGCAAAGCGTCGGAGTTACGACAGTGTGGATCCATATTTTAGCGACGAATTACCGGAtgaaaaagattgtaaaaataatttttacgcgaTTATGGGTAAAGCATTTAAGGAAAATGCTAGATGGTCTGTAAAAAAACCCGTACCGCGTCTAGGTGGATCAGATACACCTAGAGataaagtagaaaaattttattcattttggtATGATTTTGACTCGTGGAGGGAATATTCTTACTTAGACGAAGAAGACAAAGAAAGTGGTCAAGA CCGAGATATGCGTAAATGGatcgagaagaagaacaaaGCAACTCGTGCGAAacgaaagaaggaggaaatgGCACGTATACGTACATTGGTTGATATGGCTTATAATATCGATCctaggataaaaaaattccagcAGGAAGATAGAGATAAGAAAACAGCAGCGAAAAAAGCGAAGCAAGAAGCGGCAAAAGCAAGAcagcaagaagaagaaagaatagcGCGAGATGCAGCGGAAAAGGAACGATTGGAAAGAGAAAAGCGAGAGATCGAGGAGAAAGCAAAACTGGATGCGCTTAAACAAGAAAGAGAAGCGCAAAAGAAAGCACTTCgtaaagagagaaaagcgTTGAGAGATTTTTGCAAAGCTAACAATTACTTTGCTCAAAATTCGGAAGAGAATATTAAGCATATGGAAAGTGTTGAAAAAATCTgtgaactttttaaattagttcAATTGGAGGAAGCGATGAAGAAATTACAGGCTGAGGGTAGGATagcatttctaaatattatggaAGAAACtgagaagaaaatagaagCAGAACGTAGAGCTGGTGttatttcaaatgatatgAGAAACACACCGGAAAAGCAAGTAAAGTCTCACACTGCTCCAtggaatgaaaatgatttacaaCTTTTGATAAAAGCGGTAAATTTATTTCCGGCTGGGACAAATCAACGTTGGGAGGTAGttgcaaattttatcaatcagCATAGTACATCTTCTACCGGAATTACACGCGATGCGAAAGAAGTTCTCGCAAAAGCTAAAGATCTACAATCGACAGATTTTAGTAGATCTAGTCTAAAAGAGCAAGCAAACAAAAAGGCTTATGATAATTTCATTGCcgagaagaaaacaaaagaatcgatcgaagatAGAATGCCAGCAGTTACGGAACGTTTAGATCATCCTATTTTGAATGGTATCAATTCTGAACAAAAGAAAGAGTCGCAGCCTTGGACTCCAGCGGAACAGAAACTTTTGGAACAAGCTTTAAAGACTTATCCTACGAGCGTGCCTGATAGATGGGATCAGATAGCTGCATGTATTCCAACTAGGACGAAAAAAGAATGTATGAGAAGGTATAAG GAGCTGGTCGAACTTGTCAAAGCAAAAAAGGCTGCACaagtaatgaaataa